In a genomic window of bacterium:
- a CDS encoding bifunctional nuclease family protein, with the protein MVEVSVSGVALDSITNMPIIILKDKEERELPIWVGLLEAQSILFALEGIMTPRPMTHDLLKDILINLGGELKRVIITHISDNTYYAKLIVSKNGGFIEIDSRPSDGIALALRTNSPIFVDKSIKFINSFKQTPISDEEVLRFKEELKNLNPSDFL; encoded by the coding sequence ATGGTTGAGGTGTCTGTCTCTGGTGTAGCATTGGATAGTATAACCAATATGCCCATTATTATCCTGAAGGATAAAGAGGAAAGAGAGCTTCCTATATGGGTTGGTCTGCTTGAAGCACAATCAATACTCTTTGCCTTAGAGGGAATAATGACACCAAGACCAATGACCCACGACCTCCTTAAGGATATTCTTATAAACCTTGGTGGAGAGCTTAAGCGTGTAATCATCACCCATATTTCAGATAATACATACTATGCAAAGCTTATTGTTTCCAAGAATGGAGGTTTTATAGAGATTGATTCAAGGCCATCAGATGGAATAGCCCTGGCTTTGCGGACAAATTCTCCTATATTTGTAGACAAATCTATAAAGTTTATAAATTCTTTTAAGCAAACACCTATTAGTGATGAGGAGGTTTTAAGGTTTAAAGAAGAGCTTAAAAACCTAAATCCCTCTGATTTTTTATGA